A window of Selenomonas ruminantium subsp. lactilytica TAM6421 contains these coding sequences:
- a CDS encoding GDSL-type esterase/lipase family protein: MRKKALLAMLLALGTGTSPGNAASINADSPQIQYFGRWESTSGLRRCAQGATYIKANFTGTSLSADLNGPGDWWRVSIDGQPFRRFRPQGKNTKLAENLPDGNHKVLLVRSTEGYMGISEFRGFIIDDHAQMLPPDPLKKRRLEFVGDSITAGAKNDGPANAPYNDIEDNDMAYGPQLARMLDADYSVLAKSGEGIIHNWAESWPGKEVHTADRYGWVLYSDKKSPDHKQWDPQNFPVDGIIIAMGTNDFSDSERKPTKEEFTLGYKNLIRTVRALNPHTPIICTEPVPSWVPPHVRSWIKETITSLHQQGEQNLHFIPLNEGAPLLDATDYAGDNTHPLKTGAKKIALYLKDKVASILGW; this comes from the coding sequence ATGAGAAAAAAAGCATTGTTGGCTATGCTTCTGGCATTAGGAACAGGCACCAGTCCCGGTAATGCGGCCAGCATTAACGCCGATTCCCCACAGATCCAATACTTTGGACGCTGGGAAAGCACTTCTGGTCTCCGCCGCTGCGCTCAGGGAGCTACCTATATCAAAGCCAATTTCACCGGCACCAGCCTATCTGCCGACCTCAATGGCCCCGGTGACTGGTGGCGTGTCAGTATCGATGGCCAGCCCTTCCGTCGTTTCCGCCCCCAAGGCAAAAACACAAAACTGGCGGAAAATCTGCCAGACGGCAACCATAAAGTACTGTTGGTTCGTTCCACTGAAGGCTATATGGGAATCAGCGAATTCCGCGGTTTCATCATCGACGACCATGCCCAGATGCTTCCCCCGGACCCCTTGAAAAAACGTCGGCTGGAATTCGTAGGGGACTCCATCACCGCCGGTGCCAAAAACGATGGGCCGGCCAATGCCCCTTATAATGATATCGAGGATAATGATATGGCCTATGGCCCTCAACTGGCTCGGATGCTCGATGCCGATTACAGCGTATTGGCAAAATCCGGTGAAGGCATTATCCACAACTGGGCCGAAAGTTGGCCTGGAAAGGAGGTGCATACTGCCGATCGCTATGGCTGGGTTCTCTACAGCGACAAAAAATCCCCTGACCATAAACAATGGGACCCCCAAAATTTCCCCGTAGATGGTATCATCATCGCCATGGGCACAAATGATTTCAGCGATAGCGAGCGCAAGCCCACGAAAGAAGAATTCACCCTAGGATATAAAAACCTGATTCGGACTGTACGTGCCCTAAATCCCCATACCCCCATCATCTGCACAGAACCTGTCCCCAGCTGGGTTCCTCCCCATGTACGCAGCTGGATCAAGGAAACCATTACTTCTCTACATCAGCAAGGTGAGCAAAACCTTCACTTCATCCCCCTGAATGAAGGTGCCCCCTTGCTCGATGCCACTGACTACGCCGGCGATAACACCCATCCCCTGAAAACCGGCGCAAAAAAAATAGCCCTTTATCTCAAAGATAAAGTAGCCAGTATATTAGGTTGGTAA
- the gdhA gene encoding NADP-specific glutamate dehydrogenase yields the protein MADMKQYVQDTLDLIAKRDPDQPQFKNTVSKVLESVIPVLEAHPEFKEQKILERIIEPERVITFRVPWQDDKGEVHVNRGFRVQMSSAIGPYKGGLRFHPSVNLDILKFLAFEQVFKNALSGLPIGGAKGGSDFDPHGKSDNEVMHFCQSFMTELYRHIGPDVDVPAGDIGVGGREVGYLYGQYKRIRDSYDAGVLTGKRVDYWGSLARTEATGYGLLYFVKNMLDAKDISLKDKTVVVSGSGNVATYAIEKAQAFGAKVVTCSDSNGYVYDPNGIDLAAVKEIKQVRRGRIKEYVETHPQAEYHEGCKGVWTVKCDVALPCATQGEIDLESAKALVANGVIAVGEGANMPSTLEAIAYFQQNKVLFAPGKAANAGGVSVSALEMAQNSERLQWTFEEVDGKLQDIMANIYKNSKANAEKYADPDDLVAGANITAFIKVANVMLAHGLV from the coding sequence TTGGCAGACATGAAACAGTATGTACAAGATACGTTAGACCTGATTGCAAAACGCGATCCGGACCAGCCGCAGTTCAAGAATACGGTATCCAAGGTGTTGGAGAGCGTTATTCCAGTATTGGAAGCACATCCCGAGTTTAAGGAACAAAAGATTCTGGAACGCATCATCGAGCCGGAGCGGGTGATCACCTTCCGTGTTCCCTGGCAGGATGACAAGGGTGAAGTTCATGTGAACCGCGGTTTCCGCGTACAGATGAGCAGCGCCATTGGCCCGTACAAAGGCGGCCTGCGCTTCCATCCCAGTGTAAATCTTGATATCCTGAAGTTCCTGGCCTTCGAGCAGGTGTTCAAGAATGCCCTGTCCGGTCTGCCCATCGGCGGCGCCAAGGGGGGTTCCGATTTCGATCCGCATGGGAAATCCGATAACGAAGTCATGCATTTCTGCCAGAGCTTTATGACCGAGCTCTATCGCCATATCGGCCCGGATGTGGACGTTCCGGCCGGTGATATCGGCGTGGGCGGCCGTGAAGTCGGTTATCTCTATGGCCAGTATAAGCGCATCCGCGACAGCTATGATGCCGGCGTCCTGACCGGCAAGCGTGTGGACTATTGGGGCAGCCTTGCCCGTACCGAAGCTACCGGCTATGGCCTCTTATATTTCGTCAAGAACATGCTCGATGCCAAGGATATCAGTCTCAAGGATAAGACGGTGGTCGTATCCGGTTCCGGCAACGTGGCTACCTATGCGATTGAAAAGGCACAGGCCTTCGGTGCGAAAGTCGTGACTTGCTCTGACTCCAACGGTTATGTCTATGATCCCAACGGCATCGACCTCGCTGCCGTCAAGGAAATCAAACAGGTTCGCCGCGGCCGCATCAAGGAATATGTGGAAACGCATCCGCAGGCAGAATACCACGAAGGCTGCAAGGGCGTCTGGACGGTCAAATGCGACGTGGCTCTGCCCTGTGCAACCCAGGGAGAGATTGACCTCGAAAGTGCTAAGGCTCTCGTTGCTAACGGCGTAATCGCCGTGGGCGAAGGCGCCAACATGCCGTCTACGCTTGAAGCTATCGCATACTTCCAGCAGAACAAGGTGCTCTTTGCCCCGGGCAAGGCAGCCAACGCGGGCGGTGTATCCGTATCGGCCCTCGAAATGGCCCAGAACTCCGAACGCCTGCAGTGGACGTTCGAAGAAGTTGATGGCAAACTGCAGGATATCATGGCCAATATCTACAAGAACTCCAAGGCCAATGCCGAAAAATATGCAGATCCTGATGACCTCGTAGCCGGTGCTAACATCACTGCCTTTATCAAGGTAGCCAATGTCATGCTGGCGCATGGTCTGGTCTAA
- a CDS encoding DNA internalization-related competence protein ComEC/Rec2: MQIGQGQEVFLGILLFSLGAGIFAASLVHLTWGMILAGIIVLGILSAYGCYRAQKWTGLALALLFFLLGMLRFSAVDTLPASDISHLARETVKVEGILREEPRLSEDAQGGQKQRYLIDVTRVKKQGEDWQKGSGGLYIYAHSHKAPAVQIGDKVNVTGKVRSPHGYQNPGQIDTKMLLKSQGITASLSAGKQGIKVTAVDTAVFQRKLVEIRRHYRERMEQGMPKADAAAIFAMLFGGYDGIKRELVEDFTAVGIVHILSVSGSHISLLAAVMAALGTLLRLPKAATAVLVVALIIVYSLLAGAVPPVVRSAIMGALAFVALALDRERDARRILLLTGLVMLIISPLLLFHISFQLSFLATAGLLYLAPVWQNYMREHGCSKYLAAGISITMAAQLATLPILAWYFNQLSLSSLLANLIVMPLVELMIVLGLFAGVVAFILPFVGSVVFVCDSLLLGIVTEMTAKIAALPASQVWIPSLSFGWSALYYAGLGMFLLTEEQREKAAVRLKQKRKLLGIGALVLLVFIISMQLAKPKKLQVHFIDVGQGDAALIITPHGHAFMFDCGGTRDGNFDIGAKVDVPYLLHYGVLRLDGIFLSHAHEDHAAGCGSILKKIPVTQVITADEGVLDYARSMKLGDNDPLLHKFHVGRQGEQLVVDGVTIEVLFAPPLKDGDNKTGNEASNVYRVSYGKASFLFTGDLTREKEAQLLSEGINPASTVLKIGHHGSDTSSSPEFLQAVKPIYGVFCVGADNSFGHPKPDVVKRFAQQGIKTYRTDEDGAVVFYTDGEHIRVEKYIN, translated from the coding sequence ATGCAGATTGGGCAAGGGCAGGAAGTTTTTCTGGGAATATTGCTGTTCTCTCTTGGTGCAGGGATTTTTGCGGCGAGTCTAGTCCATCTGACATGGGGCATGATACTGGCAGGCATTATCGTATTGGGGATATTGTCAGCTTATGGTTGTTATCGTGCACAGAAATGGACGGGACTGGCATTGGCGCTATTGTTTTTCCTGTTGGGCATGCTGCGTTTTTCAGCGGTGGATACCCTGCCAGCATCGGATATTTCCCATTTGGCCCGGGAAACGGTCAAGGTGGAGGGAATATTGCGCGAAGAGCCGCGTCTGAGCGAAGACGCTCAGGGCGGGCAGAAACAGCGTTATCTTATTGATGTGACGAGAGTAAAAAAGCAAGGGGAGGATTGGCAGAAGGGCAGTGGCGGCCTGTATATTTATGCCCATAGCCATAAGGCACCGGCAGTGCAGATTGGAGATAAGGTAAATGTAACGGGCAAGGTGCGTTCCCCGCACGGCTACCAGAATCCCGGCCAGATTGATACAAAGATGCTGTTGAAAAGTCAGGGCATCACAGCGTCACTTTCAGCGGGAAAACAGGGGATAAAAGTCACCGCAGTGGATACGGCAGTATTCCAGCGCAAGCTGGTGGAAATCCGCCGACATTATCGGGAGCGCATGGAGCAGGGCATGCCCAAAGCCGATGCGGCGGCTATCTTTGCAATGCTGTTCGGCGGCTATGATGGCATCAAAAGAGAGCTGGTTGAGGATTTTACGGCCGTTGGTATCGTACATATATTATCCGTGTCAGGTTCCCATATCAGCCTGCTGGCAGCGGTGATGGCCGCGCTTGGCACGTTGCTGCGGCTGCCGAAGGCCGCTACGGCGGTGTTGGTGGTGGCCCTGATTATCGTTTACAGTCTGTTGGCTGGCGCTGTGCCGCCGGTAGTGCGTTCGGCCATTATGGGGGCCTTGGCTTTTGTGGCACTGGCTTTGGACAGGGAACGGGATGCCCGGCGAATCTTGTTGTTGACCGGGCTGGTGATGCTGATTATCTCGCCGTTATTGCTCTTTCATATCAGTTTTCAGCTCTCCTTTCTGGCCACGGCAGGGCTTTTGTATCTGGCTCCTGTTTGGCAGAACTATATGCGGGAGCACGGCTGCAGTAAGTATCTGGCCGCAGGCATCTCCATAACCATGGCCGCGCAATTAGCGACATTGCCGATACTGGCCTGGTATTTCAATCAGCTGTCCCTGTCTTCCCTGCTGGCCAATCTGATTGTGATGCCTTTGGTGGAACTGATGATCGTGTTGGGGCTGTTTGCGGGCGTTGTTGCCTTTATCCTGCCATTTGTGGGCAGTGTAGTATTTGTCTGCGACAGCCTGCTTTTGGGCATTGTCACGGAAATGACGGCCAAGATTGCCGCCCTGCCCGCAAGCCAGGTTTGGATTCCTTCCCTGAGTTTTGGCTGGAGTGCTTTGTATTATGCAGGTTTGGGGATGTTTTTGCTGACGGAGGAGCAAAGGGAGAAAGCTGCTGTCAGGTTGAAACAGAAGCGGAAACTGCTCGGGATAGGCGCATTGGTATTGCTGGTCTTTATTATCAGTATGCAGCTGGCAAAGCCAAAGAAATTGCAGGTGCATTTCATTGACGTGGGACAGGGAGATGCGGCGCTGATCATTACGCCCCATGGGCATGCTTTTATGTTTGACTGCGGCGGTACAAGGGATGGCAATTTTGATATCGGCGCAAAGGTGGACGTGCCATATCTGCTTCATTATGGCGTGTTGCGGCTTGATGGCATCTTCCTGAGCCATGCCCATGAAGATCACGCGGCAGGCTGTGGCTCCATCCTGAAGAAAATCCCGGTGACGCAGGTGATAACGGCAGATGAAGGCGTGCTCGATTATGCCCGCAGCATGAAGCTCGGAGATAATGATCCGCTGCTGCATAAATTCCATGTTGGCCGGCAGGGCGAGCAGCTGGTGGTGGACGGCGTGACCATTGAGGTCTTGTTTGCGCCGCCGCTTAAGGATGGGGATAATAAGACCGGCAACGAAGCCTCCAACGTCTATCGTGTGAGTTATGGCAAGGCCAGCTTCCTGTTTACAGGGGATTTGACTAGGGAAAAAGAAGCGCAGTTATTGTCAGAGGGCATAAATCCTGCCAGCACCGTGCTAAAAATTGGCCATCATGGCAGCGACACCTCAAGTTCACCGGAATTCCTGCAGGCCGTGAAGCCAATATATGGTGTATTTTGTGTGGGGGCGGACAACAGCTTCGGCCACCCCAAGCCTGATGTGGTCAAACGTTTTGCACAGCAAGGGATCAAGACATATCGGACGGATGAAGATGGGGCAGTGGTGTTTTATACGGATGGGGAACATATAAGAGTGGAAAAATATATAAATTAG
- a CDS encoding diguanylate cyclase domain-containing protein, with protein MQGMSDDAAKSGMAYDYLQRVSYYTNWSYTYVYGDWATILDKLCKGEVDVMAGVSKTPERFGKMLFPDYAMGSENYYIYVHADHPLAGSGLEGLAGHTVSVNANTIMYDLLQRWNEEGRYQLNILTYSGNAKRYKDFKAQRAEATVDTDNAVQDDENLIPLAQIGQSDYYLAINKERPDLLQDLNAALRKISATNPRFTDMLASAYFSKLAVVANLPADELAWLSAHPVITVGYIDDYLPLSDCDDEGQINGILKDILQEIALKLNIQDKVRFQGVPYNSYEELIHALANGSVDVAFPINNDVQQAERDGLFLSSEVITTPMHLIYMGDFSALNLRRIGVKRENSIGDTYVKAYYPEAEIVYYDNVEEMLTAVKRGEADGCILNQFRKDAYLLHAGYRELQTIPLKHYISRGFAVRHGNSELLSILNRGISRLPADFSLTSTYAYTGRMAPMTFKDYLVEHLLAVWLVAGIIIAILSVLLAYIFFIRHNKKKIQYIAHHDNLTGLLNRNSFNIFLSAHSKGYPRDDLVVLSMDLNGLKAANDNLGHEAGDELLIGAAGCMKQVLSPYGSVYRTGGDEFVAIIEAVPESLPSIVQALKVAFGHWQGDKNKVLSVSLGIAHNGETQKLSLSELIALADHEMYRDKAAYYNRQGADRRRQQQQE; from the coding sequence ATGCAGGGTATGAGTGATGATGCGGCCAAATCGGGCATGGCTTATGACTATCTGCAGCGTGTGTCCTATTATACGAATTGGAGCTATACCTATGTATATGGGGACTGGGCGACTATCCTGGATAAGTTGTGCAAAGGGGAAGTGGATGTCATGGCCGGCGTTTCAAAGACGCCGGAACGCTTTGGTAAGATGCTCTTTCCCGATTATGCTATGGGCTCGGAGAACTATTATATCTATGTCCATGCAGATCATCCTCTGGCTGGCAGCGGCCTTGAGGGGCTGGCAGGCCACACGGTCAGTGTCAATGCAAATACGATCATGTATGACCTGCTCCAGCGCTGGAATGAGGAGGGACGCTATCAGCTGAACATCCTTACCTATAGCGGTAATGCGAAACGCTATAAGGATTTTAAGGCACAGCGGGCGGAGGCCACAGTGGATACGGACAATGCGGTTCAGGATGATGAGAACCTGATTCCCCTGGCACAGATTGGGCAGTCGGATTATTATCTGGCCATCAATAAGGAACGTCCGGATCTCTTGCAGGACCTCAATGCAGCGCTTCGGAAAATAAGTGCGACGAACCCTAGATTTACCGATATGCTGGCCAGTGCGTATTTTTCCAAGCTGGCCGTAGTGGCCAATCTGCCTGCGGACGAACTGGCCTGGCTCAGTGCGCATCCGGTGATTACGGTGGGGTATATAGATGACTATCTGCCCTTGTCGGATTGTGACGATGAAGGGCAGATAAATGGTATTCTGAAAGATATCCTGCAGGAAATTGCGCTGAAACTGAACATCCAGGATAAAGTGCGTTTTCAGGGGGTTCCCTATAACAGCTATGAGGAACTGATTCATGCGCTGGCGAATGGTTCTGTCGATGTGGCTTTTCCCATCAATAACGATGTACAACAGGCGGAACGGGATGGTCTGTTCCTGAGCAGTGAGGTTATCACTACGCCCATGCATCTGATATACATGGGCGATTTTTCTGCGCTGAATCTGCGGCGTATCGGGGTGAAACGAGAGAATTCGATTGGCGATACCTATGTAAAGGCTTATTATCCTGAGGCGGAAATCGTTTATTACGATAATGTCGAGGAAATGCTTACTGCCGTCAAACGCGGAGAGGCTGATGGTTGTATCCTCAATCAATTCCGCAAGGATGCTTATCTGCTGCATGCAGGTTATCGGGAATTACAGACGATTCCTTTGAAGCATTACATCAGCCGTGGCTTTGCTGTAAGACATGGGAATAGCGAGCTGTTATCGATATTGAATCGCGGCATATCGAGGCTGCCGGCTGATTTCAGTCTCACTTCCACTTATGCGTATACGGGCAGGATGGCACCGATGACCTTCAAGGATTATCTGGTGGAGCATTTGCTGGCCGTTTGGCTGGTGGCGGGAATCATCATTGCGATTTTAAGCGTCTTGTTGGCCTACATTTTTTTCATTCGTCACAATAAGAAAAAAATACAGTATATCGCCCATCATGATAATCTTACGGGCCTGCTCAACCGGAACAGTTTCAATATTTTCCTGAGTGCCCATAGCAAAGGTTATCCGCGGGATGATCTGGTGGTGCTTTCCATGGATCTGAATGGGCTAAAAGCTGCTAATGACAATCTGGGGCATGAGGCTGGGGATGAGCTCCTGATCGGGGCTGCCGGCTGCATGAAGCAGGTTTTGTCGCCCTATGGTTCTGTATACAGGACTGGCGGGGATGAATTTGTGGCCATTATAGAAGCCGTGCCGGAAAGCCTTCCATCGATTGTACAAGCGCTGAAAGTCGCTTTTGGCCATTGGCAGGGCGACAAGAATAAAGTTCTTTCGGTGTCTTTGGGAATTGCGCATAATGGTGAGACGCAAAAGCTGAGTCTGAGTGAGCTGATTGCCTTGGCTGACCATGAGATGTACAGGGACAAAGCGGCTTATTATAACCGTCAGGGTGCCGATAGAAGACGGCAGCAACAGCAGGAATGA
- a CDS encoding SGNH/GDSL hydrolase family protein: MYFKRFATLAAAMCLWQSSCLAGAIAPTPLISRDIPAYTSAEPAKTIHDSNYRTIWRGEAPGYVAFDLSSLPAARRQQLALVWYSDSYDYDPTIKNRPSYGLLKNYTIEINKAPGGKLPTKGWQKLVEVNDNPHHSRQHILNTIDANWIRLHFDRVDNAGGKNASINVDIHDVSGGLADDWIIYGDSITAGWGNYSSSPYGPAGQLVNAANPMYYPILECGGTGSITSQDGREKIQDWLKVFPGHYVGLAFGTNDAWGHSNNMEQFADNMNEIVKTITAAGKVPVIAKIPWSSEKAVADNAPAYNAKIDELYAKNHAVIPGPDFWNIFKDKRELLSPDGVHPSPKGYGIMRAAWAKTMLEQPREGWSQELTPELAKEAAKK, encoded by the coding sequence ATGTATTTCAAACGTTTTGCCACATTGGCAGCAGCTATGTGTCTATGGCAGAGCTCTTGCCTGGCTGGAGCCATCGCCCCAACGCCACTGATCAGCCGGGACATTCCGGCCTATACCTCTGCGGAGCCAGCAAAAACTATCCACGACAGCAATTACCGCACGATATGGCGTGGGGAAGCCCCCGGCTATGTGGCATTCGATCTGAGCAGTCTGCCAGCGGCCCGACGCCAACAGCTGGCTTTGGTCTGGTACAGCGACAGTTATGACTATGATCCCACCATCAAGAACCGCCCTTCCTATGGCCTGCTGAAAAACTATACCATCGAAATAAATAAAGCCCCCGGCGGCAAACTTCCTACCAAGGGCTGGCAAAAACTCGTAGAAGTGAACGACAACCCCCATCACTCAAGGCAACACATACTAAATACCATCGATGCTAACTGGATTCGCCTGCATTTTGACCGCGTGGACAATGCAGGCGGAAAAAACGCCAGCATCAATGTCGATATTCACGATGTCAGCGGCGGGCTTGCCGACGACTGGATTATCTATGGTGATTCCATAACCGCTGGCTGGGGCAACTATTCCAGCAGTCCCTATGGTCCTGCCGGCCAGCTGGTCAATGCCGCCAATCCCATGTACTATCCCATCCTGGAATGCGGCGGCACAGGCAGCATCACCTCCCAGGATGGCCGGGAAAAGATCCAGGATTGGCTGAAGGTCTTCCCCGGTCACTATGTAGGGCTGGCTTTTGGCACCAATGATGCCTGGGGACACAGCAATAATATGGAGCAGTTCGCCGACAATATGAATGAAATCGTCAAAACCATCACCGCAGCAGGCAAAGTTCCTGTCATCGCGAAGATTCCCTGGTCCAGCGAAAAAGCGGTAGCAGATAATGCGCCCGCCTACAACGCCAAGATTGATGAACTCTATGCCAAAAATCATGCGGTCATCCCAGGCCCGGATTTTTGGAACATCTTTAAGGATAAGCGGGAACTTCTGAGTCCGGACGGCGTGCACCCCAGCCCTAAAGGCTATGGCATCATGCGCGCCGCATGGGCAAAAACCATGCTGGAACAACCCCGTGAAGGCTGGAGTCAGGAACTCACCCCGGAACTGGCAAAGGAGGCCGCTAAAAAATGA
- a CDS encoding 3'-5' exonuclease yields the protein MELQELNKEQKAAVEELEKNILLLAPAGTGKTNTLACRIAHIIEENRAMPEEILCLTFTNKACREMRERVEVRAGENGRRVMVKTFHGFCYEVIKAEAKRHADLFTDFTIFDESDCQGLLKEIVDEEWPLRAVQNLVNQLKEKKAEYAIASGNLQQDYEETLRKLVKEDAQSVKNLAIDDSYHFHQRLYEGWQIWGAEKTALYDERLHELHGLDFTDLLVQVDELFRQDEVAAKWARRFVYINIDEVQDTSLLEYRIISQIFGTSRLLLCGDYFQTIYEWRGSHPEVVLRRFQQDYQPRRIVLHENYRATQVLLNASFDWLRNYFPERVNLLYPDGLQAVSHDYGQPIVLKGAADFSEEAQWIYYTIQQLPVENYSRVCILTRSNRYNKELSAHFRALGRFLPDNERLPFMLIDEQKFFRRQEVKDALAVLKLAVNKHDVASLVRVLNRFAKGIGPATIKKLSSDEIRSAGIRLTDFVEAEARQAGDPYAGLLQAIEAENVIVFDVESTGVDTTRDEIVQIAGIRLGKDGSVKEKFVRLLKPLTKVGDSFKVHGFSDAQLAAEGEDPKKVLQDFCDFARGAVLVGHNVTYDLRILGSELSRLDMPQLDYPQFYDTLDIFRRFYPNLPNHKLEFLGKYCQVSHPSSHDAFDDIMATAEILLYAVERDLRPHAAERREIMSKYQDLFTEWAEKLTEVRHQASRLRPWQLLGKIVLDFGMKDYYEAHKEPQRVEHLRDLFRQARDLDDEAIRPLDAIERFLRYTTLSNTELDTLTKKPQIPIITIHQAKGSEFDYVFLAGLQEGTFPSMQAEKSKRLEEEARLFYVGLTRAKKQLFLSWSQSLYGHWRHISRFLQILPRKYVQNA from the coding sequence ATGGAATTACAGGAATTGAACAAGGAACAAAAAGCAGCCGTAGAGGAACTGGAGAAGAATATTCTCCTGCTGGCACCGGCTGGGACGGGCAAGACCAATACCCTGGCCTGTCGCATTGCACATATCATTGAAGAAAACAGGGCCATGCCCGAGGAAATCCTCTGTCTGACCTTTACCAACAAGGCCTGCCGGGAAATGCGGGAGCGGGTGGAGGTCCGGGCCGGGGAAAATGGCCGGCGGGTGATGGTCAAGACCTTCCATGGCTTCTGCTATGAGGTCATCAAGGCCGAGGCCAAGCGGCATGCGGATCTCTTTACGGATTTTACGATATTTGACGAGTCAGACTGCCAAGGGCTATTGAAGGAAATCGTGGATGAGGAATGGCCCCTGCGAGCGGTGCAGAATCTCGTGAACCAGCTCAAGGAGAAAAAGGCTGAGTACGCCATTGCCAGCGGCAATCTGCAGCAGGATTATGAGGAAACTTTGCGCAAGCTGGTTAAAGAGGATGCGCAAAGCGTGAAGAATCTGGCCATTGATGATTCCTATCACTTCCATCAGCGGCTTTACGAAGGGTGGCAAATTTGGGGGGCGGAGAAGACCGCCCTTTATGATGAGCGACTCCATGAGCTGCATGGGCTGGATTTTACGGATCTTTTGGTGCAGGTGGATGAACTGTTCCGGCAGGATGAGGTGGCGGCAAAATGGGCGCGGCGCTTTGTCTATATCAATATCGATGAGGTGCAGGACACGAGCTTGCTTGAGTACCGCATCATTTCCCAGATTTTCGGCACAAGCCGCCTGCTTCTATGCGGGGATTATTTTCAGACCATCTATGAGTGGCGAGGCTCTCATCCGGAGGTTGTACTGCGCAGGTTCCAGCAGGACTATCAGCCCCGCCGCATTGTGCTGCACGAAAACTACCGGGCCACGCAGGTGTTGCTGAATGCCTCGTTTGACTGGCTGCGGAACTATTTCCCGGAGCGGGTGAATCTGCTGTATCCGGACGGCTTACAGGCAGTAAGTCATGACTACGGCCAGCCCATCGTGCTCAAGGGGGCGGCAGATTTCAGCGAGGAGGCGCAATGGATTTACTACACGATACAGCAGCTGCCCGTGGAAAATTATTCCCGGGTGTGCATCCTGACGCGCAGCAATCGCTATAACAAGGAACTGTCGGCACATTTCCGCGCTTTGGGGCGGTTCCTGCCCGATAACGAGCGTTTGCCTTTCATGCTGATTGACGAGCAGAAGTTCTTCCGGCGGCAGGAGGTCAAGGATGCGCTGGCGGTGTTGAAACTGGCGGTCAACAAGCACGATGTGGCCAGTCTCGTGCGGGTGCTGAACCGTTTTGCCAAGGGCATTGGCCCGGCGACCATCAAGAAGCTGTCCAGTGATGAAATCCGCAGTGCGGGTATCCGGCTCACGGATTTTGTGGAGGCTGAAGCGCGGCAGGCCGGCGATCCCTATGCGGGACTTTTACAGGCTATTGAAGCAGAAAATGTGATTGTCTTCGATGTGGAGTCCACGGGGGTGGACACGACGCGGGATGAAATCGTGCAGATTGCGGGCATCCGACTGGGCAAGGATGGCTCGGTGAAGGAAAAATTCGTGCGCCTGTTGAAGCCTCTGACCAAAGTGGGAGATTCGTTCAAGGTTCATGGGTTTTCCGATGCGCAATTGGCGGCCGAAGGGGAAGATCCCAAAAAGGTCTTGCAGGATTTCTGCGACTTTGCCCGCGGGGCCGTGCTCGTAGGGCATAATGTCACCTATGACCTGCGAATCCTGGGCAGCGAACTGTCGCGGCTCGATATGCCGCAGCTGGATTATCCGCAGTTCTATGATACGCTCGATATCTTCCGGCGCTTCTATCCGAACCTGCCCAACCACAAGTTGGAATTTTTGGGCAAATACTGTCAGGTCAGCCACCCGTCTTCTCATGATGCCTTTGATGATATCATGGCGACGGCGGAAATCCTGCTCTATGCCGTGGAACGGGATTTGCGGCCGCATGCAGCAGAACGTCGGGAAATCATGAGCAAATATCAGGATCTGTTTACCGAATGGGCGGAAAAACTGACTGAGGTCCGCCATCAGGCAAGCCGTCTGCGGCCTTGGCAGCTCTTGGGGAAGATCGTGCTGGACTTTGGCATGAAGGATTATTACGAGGCTCATAAGGAGCCGCAGCGCGTGGAACATCTGCGGGATTTGTTCCGGCAGGCACGTGACCTCGATGATGAGGCCATCCGTCCGCTGGATGCCATCGAGCGCTTCCTGCGCTATACGACACTGTCCAATACGGAACTCGATACCCTGACGAAAAAGCCGCAGATTCCCATTATCACCATCCATCAGGCCAAGGGTTCGGAGTTTGACTATGTGTTCCTGGCAGGTTTGCAGGAGGGGACCTTCCCGAGCATGCAGGCGGAGAAAAGCAAGCGGCTCGAGGAAGAAGCACGGCTGTTTTATGTGGGGCTGACGCGGGCGAAGAAGCAGCTGTTCCTGTCCTGGTCCCAGTCCCTCTATGGCCATTGGCGCCATATCAGCAGATTCCTGCAGATCTTGCCACGGAAGTATGTGCAGAATGCGTAA